One Nocardia sp. NBC_01327 genomic window carries:
- a CDS encoding KamA family radical SAM protein, translating to MKLYTGERLAELAKSRGLPDDYVRELRVVSSVLPFRVNNYVVDELIDWDNAPDDPIFRLTFPHRDMLPLNIFGSIDELIRAGVPRAVLAKAAADARHMLNPHPSGQLEANVPTVNGLPVLGLQHKYQETVLVFPSQGQTCHAYCGYCFRWAQFVGSEARQALSDPSRMVEYLHHHREVTDVLFTGGDPMIMRTDVLRRWVDPLLSADLGHIATLRFGTKALSYWPARFTDGQDADDLLRLLELCVAGGRHVAVMAHFSHPRELQTTTAQRAIARVRDTGAVIRAQAPLVAHVNDDAQVWSRMWQLQVSSGVIPYYMFVERDTGARTYFEVPLARALQIYVAAISRVSGLARTARGPVMSAHIGKVVLDGAPTIHGEQVFSLRLLQARDPSLVGQQFFARYDPAACWFDDLEPALGTEIPGRAVG from the coding sequence ATGAAGCTCTACACCGGCGAACGACTCGCAGAACTGGCGAAGAGTCGCGGGCTCCCCGACGATTACGTGCGGGAGCTGCGCGTGGTATCGAGCGTACTGCCGTTCCGGGTGAACAATTACGTGGTCGACGAATTGATCGACTGGGATAACGCACCAGATGATCCGATCTTCCGCCTCACCTTCCCGCATCGGGACATGTTGCCGCTCAACATATTCGGAAGCATCGACGAATTGATACGTGCCGGAGTTCCGCGTGCCGTGCTGGCCAAGGCGGCGGCGGACGCACGCCACATGCTGAACCCACATCCGAGCGGGCAACTCGAGGCCAATGTGCCGACGGTGAACGGACTCCCGGTGCTCGGCCTGCAGCACAAGTACCAGGAAACCGTTCTGGTATTCCCCTCACAGGGGCAGACCTGTCACGCGTACTGCGGATACTGCTTTCGCTGGGCGCAATTCGTCGGCAGTGAAGCTCGTCAGGCGCTCTCGGACCCCAGCCGGATGGTCGAATACTTGCATCATCATCGGGAGGTCACCGATGTCCTGTTCACCGGCGGCGATCCGATGATCATGCGGACAGATGTCCTGCGCCGCTGGGTCGATCCATTGCTGTCGGCCGATCTCGGCCACATCGCCACGTTGCGTTTCGGGACCAAAGCATTGTCGTATTGGCCTGCCCGTTTCACCGACGGCCAAGATGCCGACGACTTGTTGCGGCTGCTCGAGCTGTGCGTGGCCGGCGGCAGACATGTGGCGGTGATGGCTCACTTCTCTCATCCGCGCGAGCTGCAGACCACCACCGCGCAGCGGGCGATCGCGCGGGTGCGTGACACCGGCGCGGTGATCAGAGCGCAGGCGCCGCTGGTTGCACACGTCAACGACGACGCCCAAGTGTGGTCGCGGATGTGGCAGCTACAGGTCTCGTCGGGAGTGATCCCCTACTACATGTTCGTCGAGCGCGATACCGGCGCGAGGACATACTTCGAGGTACCGCTGGCCCGCGCGCTGCAGATCTACGTCGCGGCTATCTCCCGGGTATCCGGATTGGCCCGGACAGCACGCGGCCCGGTGATGTCCGCTCATATCGGAAAGGTGGTGCTCGACGGAGCTCCCACTATTCACGGCGAACAGGTCTTCTCCCTGCGGTTGTTGCAAGCGCGAGATCCGAGCCTCGTAGGGCAGCAGTTCTTCGCACGCTATGACCCGGCCGCGTGCTGGTTCGACGATCTGGAACCTGCCCTGGGAACCGAAATCCCAGGCCGGGCAGTGGGTTAG
- a CDS encoding MFS transporter: MHSSRIFLPGQAVSLFGDGLAILAVPLAVLQLTDNPLLAALASAPRLVGYLIAGLPAGPLVDRTDPWRVLITADVARLMIFLTLSGAITLRVCPVAVVLGLAIAAGIAGVFFETALTVAVRDLYDGQKLLRTNAFLETSGQLSIVLGPAAVGLLAAGCGVGAALLVNAMTFAVSLATLWRTARSATSVRVLASRQLSEPTTDQVPITGTLHRSYLELRAGLRYLTASTILGGLVLLQVITNFAQGSETLIPYFARERLGASTALVGLVVAGGGVGGVLGALCASTIAARLPPISLCALGALSISGALGLIGVAPDVLCLAAAHALLAGASVLVVVVVRTLRQQLVPRAMLGRVTSAARSAILAAATSGALLAGLLTRFDGNNPRPIFVCAALIIALSTPIVWLNGLARHRHLPPASNTRSSCVNTSS; this comes from the coding sequence ATGCATAGCAGCCGCATATTCCTTCCGGGCCAGGCAGTTTCGCTGTTCGGCGACGGGCTGGCCATATTGGCTGTTCCCCTAGCGGTGCTCCAGCTGACCGACAATCCGTTACTGGCCGCGCTGGCGTCTGCCCCTCGCCTGGTCGGCTATCTCATCGCCGGACTGCCCGCCGGCCCCCTGGTGGATCGGACCGATCCGTGGCGAGTCCTCATCACCGCAGACGTTGCCCGTCTGATGATTTTCCTGACCTTGTCCGGAGCTATCACGCTGCGGGTGTGCCCGGTTGCGGTGGTATTGGGTCTGGCGATCGCGGCCGGCATCGCAGGGGTCTTCTTCGAGACCGCCCTCACAGTGGCCGTGCGCGATCTGTACGACGGCCAGAAACTGTTGCGCACCAATGCCTTCCTGGAGACGTCTGGCCAGCTGTCGATTGTGCTCGGTCCCGCGGCGGTCGGACTGTTAGCGGCCGGCTGCGGAGTAGGCGCGGCGCTGCTGGTCAATGCGATGACCTTCGCGGTCTCGTTGGCGACTTTGTGGCGCACCGCCAGGAGTGCGACCTCCGTGCGAGTACTCGCCAGCCGGCAGCTGTCCGAACCCACGACCGACCAAGTCCCGATTACGGGGACGCTGCACCGGTCCTACCTCGAATTACGTGCCGGGCTGCGCTATTTGACGGCATCGACGATCCTGGGCGGCCTGGTGTTGCTGCAGGTGATCACCAATTTCGCTCAGGGCTCCGAGACCTTGATTCCCTATTTCGCCCGCGAAAGACTGGGCGCCTCAACAGCTCTGGTCGGTCTCGTGGTCGCCGGTGGCGGAGTCGGCGGAGTCCTCGGAGCGCTGTGCGCCTCGACAATCGCCGCCCGATTGCCGCCGATATCACTGTGCGCACTGGGCGCACTGTCGATCTCGGGCGCGCTGGGGCTGATCGGCGTGGCACCCGATGTGCTCTGCCTGGCCGCAGCCCATGCATTACTCGCCGGAGCATCCGTGCTGGTGGTCGTCGTGGTGCGGACGCTGCGGCAACAGCTGGTCCCTCGGGCGATGCTCGGGCGGGTGACAAGCGCGGCCCGCTCGGCGATACTCGCGGCCGCCACGTCAGGCGCCCTGCTCGCAGGCCTACTGACCCGATTCGACGGCAACAATCCGCGCCCCATCTTCGTGTGCGCAGCGCTGATCATCGCGCTGTCGACACCTATCGTCTGGCTGAACGGTCTGGCCAGGCACCGACATCTCCCTCCGGCATCGAACACGAGGAGCTCGTGCGTCAACACATCGTCGTGA
- a CDS encoding GNAT family N-acetyltransferase, translating into MRLDTRSTAVRPYEWAELATAVPEYTVSVPWLETMGPLLPGDPLWLVGEVDGQARIGLHARWLESPPSESRYDIAAVLRGDIPWPEPREAPATVLATGQLYPSILVMLPGYSCAPAGSGATDPVLLGRTLDDLDAWAAAHGARSVSFLYVPERQALLRRALADFGAHPVPLYSTCVLPMTFSSVEEYLQQLSQRRRSGIRRLLRRLDENRMTVQEADLHEVRDEVLELRLGLLRKYKSAADRTQQSDTLDRMFEHYAPEDIVVTTVRHEDRVVAFTLALRHGDTLRQLWCGQLPQAYGAYFVMHFHELISAALRRGVARIDYGTLKWAEKTAHGCRLEPLTGHMWTVPRHA; encoded by the coding sequence ATGCGTCTGGATACGAGATCTACCGCTGTCCGGCCCTACGAATGGGCGGAACTGGCGACGGCCGTCCCGGAATACACCGTGTCGGTGCCATGGCTCGAGACCATGGGGCCACTGCTGCCCGGGGACCCGCTGTGGCTGGTCGGTGAGGTCGATGGGCAGGCCCGAATCGGGCTGCACGCCCGTTGGCTCGAGTCTCCACCTTCGGAGTCCCGATACGACATCGCAGCGGTGCTGCGCGGCGATATCCCGTGGCCGGAACCACGGGAAGCTCCGGCGACGGTGCTCGCAACCGGGCAACTGTATCCGTCGATCCTGGTGATGCTGCCTGGATACTCTTGTGCCCCGGCTGGATCGGGCGCGACCGACCCTGTCCTGCTGGGGCGAACCCTGGACGACCTCGACGCGTGGGCGGCAGCTCACGGAGCTCGATCGGTGTCCTTTCTCTACGTTCCCGAACGACAGGCACTGCTCCGCCGAGCCCTGGCGGACTTCGGCGCGCATCCTGTCCCGTTGTATTCGACCTGTGTGCTGCCGATGACTTTCAGCAGTGTCGAGGAGTACCTGCAACAGCTCTCTCAACGGCGGCGCTCCGGGATTCGGCGGCTGCTGCGACGCCTGGACGAGAACAGGATGACAGTCCAAGAAGCGGATCTACACGAGGTCCGCGACGAGGTGCTCGAGCTCCGCCTCGGGCTGCTGCGCAAATACAAGTCCGCCGCCGATCGGACTCAGCAGTCCGACACGCTGGACCGGATGTTCGAACACTATGCGCCCGAAGACATTGTCGTAACCACGGTGCGCCACGAGGACCGCGTCGTCGCCTTCACCTTGGCGCTGCGCCACGGCGACACCCTGCGGCAACTGTGGTGCGGGCAGTTGCCGCAGGCATACGGCGCCTACTTCGTCATGCACTTCCACGAGCTGATCTCGGCGGCCTTGCGGCGCGGAGTCGCTCGTATCGACTACGGCACGCTCAAATGGGCGGAGAAGACCGCGCACGGTTGCCGCCTCGAACCGCTGACCGGGCACATGTGGACGGTGCCCAGGCATGCATAG